Sequence from the Paenibacillus tundrae genome:
GTATAGAAATTAAACCAAAGTGGCCTGATGTAGCTTTTGAAAAATCAAATGTGGAATGAACATCGAAACCTAAGCCATCATCCTTAACTTGGCATATCAAATCATTATCCCTAATGTACACTTGAATAGAGCAGCGCGAAGCCTGGGAATGCTTCATCACATTAATAATGAGTTCACGTATGGTTCGAAATACAGTGGATTTCAGAGGTTCCTGCTCCACTTCAGCAGAAAGAGTGCCACAGCTCAGTTCCAAAATGATGTCACTCTTCACTTGAAGTGTGCGAACAAGCCATTGCAGAGACTCCTGAAGCTCACTACGATCTATGATATGAGGGTACAGATCATCACATAACTGGCGAATATCTTTCTGGGAAGTATATAGGCAATCTAGCCAAACGGCGGTCTGTTCCGTATTTGTCTCACCTGTATCATGGAATTCTTCCAAATCACGTGACAGAAATATTAGGTTTTGAAGTAGTTGGTCATGGAGAAAATATGAGGTCTTTATTCGTTCAGCCTGCTGGGCTTCCATTAAAATATCATTAAACTCACGATGACGACGTATCTGATGTTCATGGAGCGCGGTTTGACTCACACGATGTTCATAACGCTTCTGCAGATCGGAGAGAAGCTTGCTGTTCACGAGCATTCGTATTGCTTCGAGCCTACCTTGATCAATGATATCCTGTTCTTCTGCCGAAAAAAGAGTATGATTTCTTTTGTGACCAATCCCCAAATATCCAGCTACCTCTGCTTCTGGTTCCCCTGACAATTCCCAAACCTGGGCAAATCCATATTGTTGTAGTAAACTCTCAACATTCAAAGTGTCGTTGTTTATATCTCCAATGGTAGCGTATGTACCTGTACCTTCTTGAGAGAATCTATTATGATCATCTGCCCAAATAATAGCTACACCTTCAATATCCAACATTTTGTGAAACATCTCGGCAAATAGGCGAAACATATCTCGCATGCTCTGCTGCTCGGCCATACGAACGGTTATCCGTAGTTGTTGACGTTCGAGCCATTCTTTATTGAGTTTATTCTTCCTACGGGAGTAGGTTTGGCTATACTGGTAAACCCAAGTGATTAGGAGAAATAAGACAAAGAGCATGCCGATTTGAATTAATTTATCTAGCTTTGAAGCAATCACGAGTAATGCAAATACGCTTAAAGCATACATCACATGGACGATTAGACGTGGCATCACCAGCTTGAAGTCGAGCATACTTCTCTGTACAAGTACATACGTGAACATCCATGATAAAGGAATGAACCCGATTAATGTATATTCAACAGGTAACAGCGGATCACCTTGCAGCAGAGTCGGAACAGCAAAACCAAAGATGAAGGGTATCAGACTAGCGATTATACCTGTCGACATAAGCAACAGCTGATTCTGCTCCTTGCGACTATAGTTTTTGCGATTAAACCATGTAATCCCGATCACAATCAGAAGCGTCATGCAAAAAATGAAATTAAGTAGGTTTGTAGGGCCAGACTGTGCAATTGATGTCTTAACAATGGTCATCCCGTGATTCAGCTGAATTTCGGACAATAGCCAACGTTTAATATATAGGAAAACTAAGCCAGCGCTGTACGCAATAGCGACGCATTTGCTAATGAACAACAGTAACCGGAAGCGATGTTGTTGGGTGCGGAATGCAAATGATAAATAGAAAGCGATCAGCCAATAAGGTAACCATGCTGCACAAAAAGCCAAGATATAATTAGATAAGGACAGTTGAGAGGTATAGATGGTGAGTATACATATCGCCATAGACAGGTTCAGAAGATAGAAGAGACGCATCACTCGTGAACCAGGCTGGCTAAACAATGCATAACTTCCAGTAAACAAAAGCAGCAGCTCCATGGTAGATGAGAACAAAATGTTGAACAGTTCTCTAAAGCCGGGCTTCATGGAGTATTGTACTGTCTGACCGAGAGGATTCTCTACATGGATCGCAGAGGCATCACTAACAGTATAGATGTCATCCTGATTCAGCAATTTAGTTGTTCCTTGTGGTTCAATAGAGACAACTATCTCACCTGATCTGATCCCTGATGAAGAAGCTACACCTTCCGGGTCTACCTCGTGTACCACCCATTGATTGGTGTGAGAGAGTTTCAGAGAAAGTCCTATATACGGATGAAGATAAGAAGAGGTATGGAGATAAGTGGCTGTCAGCACAAAACACAATATTGTTGCAAACCATAACACGCTCACTTTATGCCTTATGAATCTATGTAATGAAGAGGTTGGGCTCATTGAGAGAAATCATCCGTTCTTATCATGTAGATTGGTTATTCATAGAATATATGAAAAAAGCAAGCCATGCTGCAATGGCAAGGCTTGCGATTGCTCACGCTCTTTAATGTAGCAGAGTCCCTAGCATTTTGTACATCAAAACCGAGGATTCCTGTTTCAACATGGGCTGTTTTGCTTTGTAATCGACAGCACCGCTGCTCGATACCTTTACTTCTGGCCCATACAGACCAAGAGCGACAACGAATTGAATGCCCTCCGCTGCCCATGCATCATGTGAACCCATAAGGTTTGCCTGCTGGGAGGGTGCTCCAAGTAGGAGAGATGCTGTCCTCCAGATCATTAGTGCGGCTTCCTGTCGGGTTATGGGTTGATTGGGGCGGAACAAACCATGGGGATCTCCTTGCACAATCCCAAGTTCAAGAGCCGTTTGAATATAGGCGGCATAAGGGCTTGTTGCTGTATCTTGTAGTTTTGGAGCTTGAGTGGATAGCGTTATTCCTGTTATACCTACAATCTGTGCGACAAATTCTCCTCGGTTTACGGGTTTCTCAGGTTCAAAGAGAGCATGATCTTGTGAGTATAGACCAATCTGTGCCAAACGATAGATATATGGAGCATATGGATGGTCTGTGGGAACGTCTTGATAATTCTGGGCTTCGGGTAGTTTTTCAGACCAGCTATCTGGTTTGTTATAGTAGAAATAGGCAATATGGCCCGAAATATCTTTCTTAAAACCTGCAAGTGTGCCGTTCTCATCACGGAACAGCATGTCCTTCACAGGTGTTAGTATGTGTACGCCATAAGCATCGGTAACTTGTAACTTGTTCTCTGTTGCTGAAATTTCATATAACCATGCTGGCAGTCGGATATCACGGTACAGCCCTTCATAGGAACGGAGCGTAGCTTCAGGTACGTTGTAATCGACATAATCGCTCTTGGTATTGGGATAATAATGTTCCATAAATGCCCGGAAGAGCGCTTCTCTAAGATCAGGACCATCACTGTTGAATACGATGAATAGTCCAGTATGTTGGTCGGGGAGTAACCACATATTGGAATGGAAGCCAGTAAGGTCACCTGCTTTACTCACAACCTGATGTCCGTGATTATGCTGTGAGTAACTGGATTCGAATCCGTAGCCCGTACCTGGTATATCAGGGTGTATCGACACATCCAGGGATTGCATGGCCTGTACAGAAGATGGTTTAAGTATTTGTGACCCTTGGTAAGAACCTTGGTTAAGCTGAGCAAGCATGAAATGCGCCATGTCTCGTCCCGTTGTAATTAATCCGCCTTCAGGTGAACTACTGGGTACATTAGGGTACTGAGGCAATTCTTTTCCTTCGGCATCATAAGGAGTAGCGAGTTTTGCTAACATTTCCGAAGTAAGAGAGAAACTACTATTGGACATTCCGATCGGATCGAATATATGTTGCTGTACATAAGTCTCAAACGGAATACCAGATAGCTTTTGAACGATGTATCCTTGAAGGGTGTAAGCGTAATTGTCGTAACGGAACACTTCTCCGGGACTTCGAACAATTGCCGGTTTATTATCCTTAACAAATTGTTCAAGCGAATAAGAATCGTTCGGTTCGCTAACCGAAGTTACGGGATCGGTGTAATCAAACCCGCTCGTATGGGTCATTAGATGTTTCAGCGTCAACGGAGTCTTCGTGTTGTTGGTAATGTTAAGATCATCAGTATACTCGCTTATATCTCGATTGAGATCTACCTTACCTTCTTCAACTAATTGCATGATGGCGGTTGCGGTGAATGTTTTGGAGATGGAAGCTACTCGAAACAGGGTTGAGTTGGCATCGACAGGAGTGTTTTTTTCTACGTTGGAATAGCCGTAACCTTTATTAAGAACAACCTGATTGTTGTGAACTACGGTGACGACAGCACCTTGTAGTACGGACTGTACTTCAGGTTTCTCCATAAAATTATCCATAAATGCTTCGGTTTCTTGGGGATTCGAGGGGTCATTCAGTGATCCGTGTTCTGCTGATACATGTGCCAATGGTGTTAAGCTCATGGATACAACCAGCATCAAATGAACTACTTTTCGTTTCCACATGGTATTACATTTAGAACCTTGGTTAGTTACAAAAATAGATTTCATGAAATACTCCTTTGAGTTGAGATGTGGTTAAGCTCAATAATATTCAGCCTACATTTGTAATCTATCACTTAGACAGAATTAGCGATTCCGTAGTAAGCGTGAAATATTGAGGTGCTTCCGCAATCGTTTTGCGTGATTCCGCAAAGTAATAGTTGAAATCGTATGATGCAAAAAAAAGGATAGGTTCAACACGAGCATCTTAGCTCGGCGAACCTATCCCTTAAATTTTTGTTTTGCTGCGTGAAAAAGAGAATTAGAATTATAGGAAGAGAAGAATCAAGGTAAGATCATCCGCATAAGGTACGAGCGTTACTCGTATATGTCTTGTTCGAGTTTTGCAAAAGCAATCCATGGATCATCCGCCGAGTTATCAATATACGTCACGGATTTAGCGGGAAGTGGCCATGCCACTTGTTTTCGGGCGAGGGAGGCTACAAAGGCATCCCAATTGGCAAGTTTCCAATCATCTAACGGAGACTGCCTTGCCATAATTCTTTCACGGTATAATGCTTCGTTCTTCAAATAAATGTAAGCTACACGCACATCAGTATCCTGAAGTGAACGACCGATCTTGGCAAGTTCCTGTTCGATCCAATCAGGTGTATCGGTTTCTTTGGTGAAGGGACCCACAACAACGCTGTCGATACCCAGTTGCACATTATCGAGCACAGCATCCATCGTAATACGATACCCGAGATCCCGGCAGAGCCGCTTGTATTCAGGTGAATCGCGATCGGAAGGGTCAAGCCCTTGCAGTGTCATAATAGCTTCAGCGGCAGGGCGAAGCAGGATATCCATATCGAAGAAAGCGGCTTTATATTTACGAGACAGGGTTTTGGCAAGTGTTGTCTTGCCGCTTCCAGCCCCACCTAGGAAGAAAATAAGTTTGCTCACAGACGTTAGCCTCCTTGTAATCAACAACATATGTAATTTAGTAGTTAGTCATATGTCTCTGTTGTTACGGATGGAAAGTGTAACTGCAGACACATGGATTATTTTATCATAAAAGATCGGGTTAAAAGGATAGACAATAAAGGAAGAATTAGGTAATATAATACCTAGATTATCTATGCATAGATTTCCGATGTATATAATTTGGAGCTTATTTAAGAGGTGTGAATCTAGTTGGAAAGGGGGTAGAACGTATTGCAAGTCAATAAACAAATGATTAAAGGAAGCACTGAAACGTTGATTTTGACATTACTTCAGGAAAAGCCACTATACGGGTATGAACTAATTAAGGAGCTTCACCGTCAGTCGGAGGGTGTGTTCAACCTGAAAGAGGGAACATTATATCCTATTTTGCATGCGATGGAGATTGAACGTTGGGTTGAGTCGTATTGGATGGAGGTAGAGGGCAGAAAACGTAAATATTACTCTATTCGGGGTGAGGGAATTCAAGCGCTGAAGAATAAGAAAGAAGAGTGGCGTCTATTCCGCCGTGCTGTGGATCAAGTTCTTGGAGAGGGGGGACTAACGTGAAGGAGCCTAATCGTGATGTAGAGCATTACTTGGATGAGATATGCAGTCAAGTTAAAGCACGTGAAGTACATAAAGATTTGCGTGATGAGTTAGGTAATCATATGGAGGAAATGATGCTCGACAGAGAGCAAGAGGGGTTCAGCCGTAGCGAGGCAGCCGAATATGCGATTGAGCAGATGGGTAATCCAGAGGTAGTAGGCAAACGACTGCATCGACTGCATCGACTGCACCGTGAACGAATACACTGGGGGCTACTGACAGGGCTTTTAACTATGGCGTTGATTAGTTTATTAACGATGTGGATCTATACGACGAATGTTCTACAGGAACCCTATCAATTCTTATACAGTGATCATATTGTTCGTACCATAAAGTGTTTACTGGTTTTAGGCTTTTTTATCTGGTTTGATTATCGGAAATGGAGAAAGCTTGCTTGGCCGATCTATATCTTGTTAAATTTAATGATGTTTATAAGTGCGATTTATCCATTGATGGAAGGTCAGAACCGTTACTTTAACGTTCTCGGTTTCGCTTTTGATCTGAGTAGCGCTGCTTTATGGATATTACCGCTTGCTATAGGTGCAATCATGTTGGATAAGTTGCGGTCTGAAATTACAATAAGATCTTTACTAACTTATATTGGGCTTGTGTTGCTCCCAGCAGTGTTGTTCTTCCAACTAGTTGATTGGGTGAGATTGGTACTATTTGTGGTTGTTATGGTTATATTATTTGCGTGGTTTACGAAAAAATGGCTTTACACTACCGTGACAGTAATTTTTATTGCAATTCCAACTTCAATTTTAATGTTTGCCAATGATAACTTCCACCGCTTAGAGAAAATATGGATTGTTTTTGATCTCCAGAATGATCCTTATGGCATGGGATATTACAATCGTTCAATTATTGACATTGTTCAGTCTGCTGGATGGTGGGGCAACGGGCTAGAATCGACATTCACTACATTTGGAATTAGGTACCTTGATTATCCTCTAGTCATGCTCATTGATGTATTTGGTTGGTCAGCAGGTGTCGTATTTGTCCTAGGCATTGTCTGGTTTATCGCTCACATGATTAAAATGATTCCCAGCATACGAGATGAATTTGGTCGCATGATGATTGTAGTGATTACTATGATATTTGGAATACAGATGTTCTATTCCGTTGTGATGACCACAGGCTACGTTCCTATCGTAAGTGTGATCTTTCCTTTTCTTAGTCACGGTAGTCATCTGACCTTTGAATACGCAGTGCTGGGGTTGGTTCTTGGCATATACCGTCGCAAAGATACCATTTCTATTCGGAATGAAAAGATTGCTGGATCACAAGGCTGAGACTAGTTTGAAATCATGCCCTGTATGTGCTCGGTCTGGAATGACAGAGGCTTTAACTACCTCATGACTTTACTGTGACTTCATCTAAACTTGTAGGAAACCAGATATGACGGAGATCCACCCAACCTTGGCTATTGAAGGATACACCGCGAACAGAAGGCAGATAGGCTGTTTCTATCGGTTTTTCGGTTAAATGCATGAGGAGAGACTGATCCTGTAAAAATTGTTCGATCTGATCTAAGCCTAACGTTCGATCTATGGGGTGTCTGGCAGAAATCACGCGGGTCAGCATAATCTGCACCGTTTCCTTGCTTCGTTCGTCCAGGTGTTCAGATAGCGTGATGTACAGATCGTATCTGCGCAATTCCACATCTCGATCTCGGATGAGAGAGAACAGAATGAGATCGCATTGGAGCCGCAGATCGCCCTTGAATTGTTCCATCGTTCCGGTCCGAATCGTACAGGTATATCCGTGACGCTCCAGAGCCTTCGCTAAGCGAGCCGCATCTTCACGATACTGAGCAATGGTTGCGATCTGGAGCGTTTTGGGGTTGATGGGCGTAATTCTATCTAGAGAGTCATTAGCATGCTCTCGATTGGTTGATCCGCTCTCTAACTCATGTGAAGAGGTTGCGACAGTCCCTTCTTTGAAAAGTGAATGACCCTCGCTCGCAACACATGCTTGCACGTGAGCTCTTATCGTCGGATCGCTGAGCGGTCCGATTTTTTGCGTATTACAGGTAATTAATTTGCGAACTGTCACACCAGCGCTAATCTGGCTCCAGGCTGCTCCCGTAGAGGATAAAGGGTTATGGACAAGATGGAAGAAAGGTGACTCCATTGCTGTGTGGTCGTTCCAATTCGTAGGTGCGCTCCATGGAATTTGCAAAATCTCTACCCGATCTAACTGAGCTCTACCTTGAAAATAAGCCGGATGTGCGTCAAGTCTACACAAATGCTCGTCCCACACACTAACCTTGAACGGACCAGTTCCCACAGGTTTTAATGCCGGATAAGGCTCTTCTTGTACTACTGAATCGGATGAGTCAGACATGGGGTGTAGCCTTGGAGATACAATGGATGCCCGGCTGGTTGTGAGAAAATCGATAAACATTTCATGTGGTTTGGTGAGCCGGAAGCATACCGTTAACGAATCCCTTGCTTCGATGGATAAGATATGTCTACTCACATCCTTGTATAAATTCCTCCGCTTCGTAGATTGTAATCTCTCAAATGTGTAGACCACATCCTCAGCGGTGAGATACTGACCATCATGGAAGCTCACGCCTTTACGCAAATAAAAAATCCAAGTCATACGATCCTCACTTACATCCCAAGTGTGCGCCAAACAAGGTTTAATCTCTCCCGCTTCGTTGCGTTGAACCAATCCATCAAATACATGACTGGTAATGAAAGATTCAGCTAACAGATTAATATACATAGGATCAAGGGCATGAATCTGTTGTCTAATGGGCAGTCGTAGGGTATCAATTCGTTCATTATGTATTCCTTCTTCGGTATGATGTCCGGAATAACCGAGCAACCACTGG
This genomic interval carries:
- a CDS encoding sensor histidine kinase, which translates into the protein MSVLWFATILCFVLTATYLHTSSYLHPYIGLSLKLSHTNQWVVHEVDPEGVASSSGIRSGEIVVSIEPQGTTKLLNQDDIYTVSDASAIHVENPLGQTVQYSMKPGFRELFNILFSSTMELLLLFTGSYALFSQPGSRVMRLFYLLNLSMAICILTIYTSQLSLSNYILAFCAAWLPYWLIAFYLSFAFRTQQHRFRLLLFISKCVAIAYSAGLVFLYIKRWLLSEIQLNHGMTIVKTSIAQSGPTNLLNFIFCMTLLIVIGITWFNRKNYSRKEQNQLLLMSTGIIASLIPFIFGFAVPTLLQGDPLLPVEYTLIGFIPLSWMFTYVLVQRSMLDFKLVMPRLIVHVMYALSVFALLVIASKLDKLIQIGMLFVLFLLITWVYQYSQTYSRRKNKLNKEWLERQQLRITVRMAEQQSMRDMFRLFAEMFHKMLDIEGVAIIWADDHNRFSQEGTGTYATIGDINNDTLNVESLLQQYGFAQVWELSGEPEAEVAGYLGIGHKRNHTLFSAEEQDIIDQGRLEAIRMLVNSKLLSDLQKRYEHRVSQTALHEHQIRRHREFNDILMEAQQAERIKTSYFLHDQLLQNLIFLSRDLEEFHDTGETNTEQTAVWLDCLYTSQKDIRQLCDDLYPHIIDRSELQESLQWLVRTLQVKSDIILELSCGTLSAEVEQEPLKSTVFRTIRELIINVMKHSQASRCSIQVYIRDNDLICQVKDDGLGFDVHSTFDFSKATSGHFGLISIHSNIQHLSGEITINSSPGKGTSINIGLPLRAKELHNNE
- a CDS encoding AAA family ATPase, with the translated sequence MSKLIFFLGGAGSGKTTLAKTLSRKYKAAFFDMDILLRPAAEAIMTLQGLDPSDRDSPEYKRLCRDLGYRITMDAVLDNVQLGIDSVVVGPFTKETDTPDWIEQELAKIGRSLQDTDVRVAYIYLKNEALYRERIMARQSPLDDWKLANWDAFVASLARKQVAWPLPAKSVTYIDNSADDPWIAFAKLEQDIYE
- a CDS encoding PadR family transcriptional regulator gives rise to the protein MQVNKQMIKGSTETLILTLLQEKPLYGYELIKELHRQSEGVFNLKEGTLYPILHAMEIERWVESYWMEVEGRKRKYYSIRGEGIQALKNKKEEWRLFRRAVDQVLGEGGLT
- a CDS encoding ABC transporter substrate-binding protein, producing MKLHQQYLLLHQQFGHLSEHEVTLAELGELLDCTHRNTLTIVKKMIGLHWIDWMSQRGRGRRSTLTLLIPAEKIAAEYMMQAMNRRELQQAAEHIGAFSSSVTMQHHLNQWLLGYSGHHTEEGIHNERIDTLRLPIRQQIHALDPMYINLLAESFITSHVFDGLVQRNEAGEIKPCLAHTWDVSEDRMTWIFYLRKGVSFHDGQYLTAEDVVYTFERLQSTKRRNLYKDVSRHILSIEARDSLTVCFRLTKPHEMFIDFLTTSRASIVSPRLHPMSDSSDSVVQEEPYPALKPVGTGPFKVSVWDEHLCRLDAHPAYFQGRAQLDRVEILQIPWSAPTNWNDHTAMESPFFHLVHNPLSSTGAAWSQISAGVTVRKLITCNTQKIGPLSDPTIRAHVQACVASEGHSLFKEGTVATSSHELESGSTNREHANDSLDRITPINPKTLQIATIAQYREDAARLAKALERHGYTCTIRTGTMEQFKGDLRLQCDLILFSLIRDRDVELRRYDLYITLSEHLDERSKETVQIMLTRVISARHPIDRTLGLDQIEQFLQDQSLLMHLTEKPIETAYLPSVRGVSFNSQGWVDLRHIWFPTSLDEVTVKS
- a CDS encoding serine hydrolase, producing MKSIFVTNQGSKCNTMWKRKVVHLMLVVSMSLTPLAHVSAEHGSLNDPSNPQETEAFMDNFMEKPEVQSVLQGAVVTVVHNNQVVLNKGYGYSNVEKNTPVDANSTLFRVASISKTFTATAIMQLVEEGKVDLNRDISEYTDDLNITNNTKTPLTLKHLMTHTSGFDYTDPVTSVSEPNDSYSLEQFVKDNKPAIVRSPGEVFRYDNYAYTLQGYIVQKLSGIPFETYVQQHIFDPIGMSNSSFSLTSEMLAKLATPYDAEGKELPQYPNVPSSSPEGGLITTGRDMAHFMLAQLNQGSYQGSQILKPSSVQAMQSLDVSIHPDIPGTGYGFESSYSQHNHGHQVVSKAGDLTGFHSNMWLLPDQHTGLFIVFNSDGPDLREALFRAFMEHYYPNTKSDYVDYNVPEATLRSYEGLYRDIRLPAWLYEISATENKLQVTDAYGVHILTPVKDMLFRDENGTLAGFKKDISGHIAYFYYNKPDSWSEKLPEAQNYQDVPTDHPYAPYIYRLAQIGLYSQDHALFEPEKPVNRGEFVAQIVGITGITLSTQAPKLQDTATSPYAAYIQTALELGIVQGDPHGLFRPNQPITRQEAALMIWRTASLLLGAPSQQANLMGSHDAWAAEGIQFVVALGLYGPEVKVSSSGAVDYKAKQPMLKQESSVLMYKMLGTLLH
- a CDS encoding FtsW/RodA/SpoVE family cell cycle protein is translated as MKEPNRDVEHYLDEICSQVKAREVHKDLRDELGNHMEEMMLDREQEGFSRSEAAEYAIEQMGNPEVVGKRLHRLHRLHRERIHWGLLTGLLTMALISLLTMWIYTTNVLQEPYQFLYSDHIVRTIKCLLVLGFFIWFDYRKWRKLAWPIYILLNLMMFISAIYPLMEGQNRYFNVLGFAFDLSSAALWILPLAIGAIMLDKLRSEITIRSLLTYIGLVLLPAVLFFQLVDWVRLVLFVVVMVILFAWFTKKWLYTTVTVIFIAIPTSILMFANDNFHRLEKIWIVFDLQNDPYGMGYYNRSIIDIVQSAGWWGNGLESTFTTFGIRYLDYPLVMLIDVFGWSAGVVFVLGIVWFIAHMIKMIPSIRDEFGRMMIVVITMIFGIQMFYSVVMTTGYVPIVSVIFPFLSHGSHLTFEYAVLGLVLGIYRRKDTISIRNEKIAGSQG